A window of Methanocaldococcus vulcanius M7 genomic DNA:
TTGTGAAAAAAGATGATAAGGGATTTTTGGTAGTAGATAGAAGAACGAAAGATATAGATAAAGAAGAAATAGAAAAACTCATTAAAGAATTACCGACTTGTATAGATGGGTATGAGTTTGAACTATTTTACTCTTTTGATGTTCACTTTATATTAAAAATAAAAGAAAGAAATGGATGGATCTCTGATAAAATCTCTGATTCAGACCCGTTTTATAAAAATAGGTATGTTATGAAAGTTCAACCAATAAAAGAATTATGCAATGGAGAAGTTGAGTATAGCAAAGCGAAAGATACTGCAAAAGCACTTAATAAGTATTTATTAAATGTGCATAAAATATTAGAAAACCATAAAATAAACAAAAAAAGAAGAAAATCTGAAAAAATGCCTGCAAACTTTTTACTAACAAAGTGGGCATCAAGATATAAAAAAGTTGAAGATTTTAAAGAAAGATGGGGAATAAGTTCGGTTATATTGGCACAAAGTTCTCTTTTTAAAGGGCTGGCTAAATTTTTAGGTATGGATTTCATAAGAATTAACAGTTTTGAAGAGGGAATAGATTTAATTCCAGAATTGGATTATGATTTTATCCATCTTCATACAAAAGATACAGATGAAGCTGCCCATACTAAAAATCCAATGAATAAAGTAAAAGTTATTGAAAAAATAGATCAATCTATTGGAAAACTAAAACTCAGAGAAGATGATCTATTGGTGATCACTGCTGATCATTCCACACCTTCCGTTGGGGGGCTGATACACTCAGGAGAGAGCGTTCCAATAATAATCTTTGGAAAAAACATTAGGATTGATGATGTTGAAAACTTTAATGAAGTTAGTTGTTCAAAAGGGCACCTTCGCATTAAAGGAGAGGAATTAATGCCATTAATTTTAAATTATACTGATAGGGCTTTATTATATGGCCTAAGACCTGGAAAAAAATTAAGAAGATACATACCAAGTGATGATGATGTTGACATTCTTTAATCAAACTTTATTGTTATCATTAACTTTTATTTGTTATTTATTTGTTATTATTCCTTTATCTTCTCTCTTTTTATCATCTTAAACTTCTTTCCTCCACAACTACAAACCAGATCTTCAATTTTTTTAATATCTTTTCCAACTTTATAAACCTTTCCACATTTTAGGCATTTATAATACCTTACAACTGGTTTAACTAAGCCCGTGTATATGTTCTCTGTATCACCAATAACGGGCTTTAAATCTCTTCCGATTAATCTTGCAATGAATGTTGTATTGGCAATGATCTCACTACCCTCATAATAATTGAAGTTTGGAATTAACTCAGATATAACAAATCCCATATCAGTAATAGCTTTCTGAACTAAAAGCCACTCATTTATTGGTTTGTGGGAATAGGAGAGATACGCAATCCCATCCTTTCCTAACGCATCGATCCCTCTTGATAAGAACAGC
This region includes:
- the apgM gene encoding 2,3-bisphosphoglycerate-independent phosphoglycerate mutase gives rise to the protein MRAIIILLDGLGDRSSEILNNKTPLQYAKTPNLDTLSKKGMCGLLTPYKEGIPLGTEVAHFLLWGYSLHEFPGRGVIEALGENIEIENNAIYLRASLGFVKKDDKGFLVVDRRTKDIDKEEIEKLIKELPTCIDGYEFELFYSFDVHFILKIKERNGWISDKISDSDPFYKNRYVMKVQPIKELCNGEVEYSKAKDTAKALNKYLLNVHKILENHKINKKRRKSEKMPANFLLTKWASRYKKVEDFKERWGISSVILAQSSLFKGLAKFLGMDFIRINSFEEGIDLIPELDYDFIHLHTKDTDEAAHTKNPMNKVKVIEKIDQSIGKLKLREDDLLVITADHSTPSVGGLIHSGESVPIIIFGKNIRIDDVENFNEVSCSKGHLRIKGEELMPLILNYTDRALLYGLRPGKKLRRYIPSDDDVDIL